The genomic DNA TCCTGCATTTGTTGACGCTGTTCAGGGGTCAGGACTGCTTGCATCTGTTGTTGAGATGATTCCTTGATTTGGCGCATTTGAGTTTTCTGTTGTTCAGTCAGATTTAAGTTAGCCCAACCCTTTTTTCCTTGTCCTTGTTGCCCTTGTTGACCTGCTTGCTTTGCAGCTGCCAATGTTGCTTTTTGTTCTGGGGTGAGAATTGCCTCAATTTGGGCGCGAGTATTGCTTTTAATCGTCTGCATTTGAGCTTTTTGGGCTTCTGTTAAATTCAAGCGTTGCCAAGGACCACCTTTTTTAGCAGTTTGTGCCATTTGTAGAGGTGAAGAGGATCTCATTTGTGCTTGAACAGCAAAGGGTAATGCAGTTACAGTTAAGGCAATTGCTCCAGCTAGCACTGATAATGGCTTGAGTTTCATGGATTACTTGGTGATGTTTCTTGTTTTGGATGTCACCATCATAAAAAATCCCTAATCACAATGACATGAGGATAAAGTCATGATTACACCCATGACTAAAGTCATGACCAGTCATGCAGAATGTGACTGGTAATTCTCTATAAACTAGAGTGAACATATAAATTATTTACACCTGAATTATCAAAATTTTATATCCTATGAGTCGCCCTATTCAAATTAACAATCATCCTTTTCGGTTTTTGCTGTATTTGGAATGGGTCTTACTGGCGATCGCTGTTTTGACAGCTGCACTACCATCGCCTTCTCCTCGATTTAGCGCTAGATTCCCCGAACTGACTATTTGTAGTCTAATTATTTTTGGGATCATGGGTTTACGATTACCCACGAGTAACTATTTAAGTAAATTAATCTATACAGGATGCGAAATTTTCTTGATTGTCACCACTGGATTTTTTGGGGGGCGCATTGCGAGACTTTTTCCTTTTCTCTACATAATTTTAGTAACTCGTAGTTGCCTAATTTTTCAATTACCTGGGAGATTGTTAGTTACAGGTATATCGTTTAGTTTATTTTTGCTCACACTCAGATATCGCTTATTTAAATCGCCTCTCTCATTACCGCCTCATGCACAAGAACGCTTTCGGTTTTTTCCCCTCAGCTTGGCACTGATATTCGGCTTAAGTTTAATTTTTATCTTACTGTTAATGAATACTGTGATATCTGAACGGCAAAGTCGAGAAAAATTAGCTATTGCTAATGCCAAACTACGTCAATATGCCTTGAGAATTGAAAATCAGGCTACTCTAGAAGAACGTAATCGGATTGCTAGAGAAATACATGATTCTTTAGGACATTCTTTAACAGCTTTAAATTTGCAATTAGAAACAGCTTTAAAATTATGGCAATCGAACCCGGCTAAAGCTCAAATATTTTTAGCTAGAGCTAAAGAACTTGGTTCTAAATCCCTAAATGATGTTCGTGAGTCTGTTTCTACTATGCGTTATAATCCTTTGCAAGGCCAAAGTCTAGAACAGGCGATCGCTATTCTTTTAGAAGATTTTCAACGTTCCCATAATATTTCCGCAATTTGCCTGATTAATCTAGAATATGCTCTCGCATCTGAGATTATTATCTCTATTTACCGGATTATCCAAGAATCCTTGACAAATATTTCTAAATATGCTGAAGCATCAGAAGTAAAACTAGAAATTACCACAATTAAAGGGCGTTTCTGCTTGATAATTGAAGATAATGGCAAAGGTTTTGATCTGATGCAAAATACTACTGGTTTTGGACTGCAAAGTATGCGCGATCGCACCTTAGCACTAGGAGGCGAATTTCAGATTAATAGTCAGCCTGGTTCTGGTTGCCAAATTATAGTTTATATTCCCTTATTGAGCTTGACAAGATGATTAAAGTTTTACTGGTAGATGACCAAAACTTAATTCGTCAAGGATTAAAAGCATTATTAGAACTAGAACCAGATTTAGAGATTGTCGGTGAAGCCGAAAATGGCGAACAGGCGATTAAATTGAGTCAACAGCTACAACCTGATGTGATTCTCATGGATATCAGAATGCCGATCATGGATGGTGTTGCAGCTACACGAGAAATTCAAACACGTTGTCCAGAAATTAAAATTCTAGTTTTGACAACTTTTGATGATGATGAATATGTCAAAGCGGCCTTACAAAATGGCGCAATGGGTTATTTGCTCAAAGATACACCATCAGAGGAGTTAGCTGTGGCTATTCGTGCAGTTTATAAGGGATATGCACACTTAGGCCCTGGAATAGTCAAAAAACTTGTCACTCAGTTTTCCACGGTTACAGCCACCCAGTCACCGCCAGTACCACCAAGCATGGCTGAACTGACTCCCAGGGAAAAAGAGGTTTTGCGGTTAATTGCGATCGGTGCTAATAACCGAGAAATTGCCCAGCAACTTTATATATCTGAGGGGACTGTGAAAAATCATGTCACCAATATTTTAAATCGGTTAAATTTGCGCGATCGCACCCAAGCAGCTATTATAGCCAACACATTTTTAGATTATTTAGAGCAAAATAGCTAAAAAAATCCCCAAATATTTGCTCGTGAGCCAACAATTAGAGAACTTAACTTTTCTTAATTAAACATGAGTAACTACTCACAAAAAATTAAATATAACTGCCTTTAAGATAATAGCATACTCACATTTTTTTGGTGTTATCAGCAGAGAATTGCTGCTCATTCATCGCTATCCATAGAATATACTTAATGAACATTTGTAATATTTTAAATAAATACGTATTTCCTCGGTATGAATTTAATATTTACTTAAGCATAATTAAATCAGGTAGATAACTGATTTGAAAAAAGATTTATTTCACCATTTCTACTAGTTTTACGATTGTTTGAACGCAGATTTTAATGTTGAAGCACCTACACATTCTATAAGTGCAAGATGTGAACAAACAACGCATCCTGGCTTCGAGGTAAAAATCACGCAGTAGTTGAGTTTAATTCTTAGGGGTAACCGAAACATCAAGCGATAGCAGAGAATTTTCTGATGAAGAATTTGTCAGGCTACAAATTCAAATATTACTAATTTTTAAAACAACGGAGAATAAAAAAATGGCAATCAATGCGGAAAAGCTGAACATGATTTTGCAGAATTTTGTCACCGCAACAGCTGACGTTCAGGGAGCAGCACTAGTGACTCCTGACGGTCTACCTTTAGGGACAAGCTTACCCGGTGGGATGGATGAAGAAAGGGTATCAGCAATGTCAGCTTCTATGCTTTCTTTGGGCGAACGTATTGGGCTGGAGTTATCTAGAGGGAATATTGACCGCATATTTGTTGAGGGTAATAAGGGCTTTGGCATTCTCACTGGCTGTGGCGAAGAAGCTGTCTTGCTCGTCTTGGCTCGTGAAACGGCTAAACAGGGAATACTGATGTTAGAAATTAAGCGTGTTCTCTCAGAACTCAAGCTGATTTTAATGTAATTAGCGTCTGAGTCCATAAAAGCTTCCCTGCACTGTCAGAGATCAGTTTTAAGTAGTTAGACATGGTTAAATAGCCCAAAAATTCCTAGTTAGTAGTGAGTGATTCTTCGCTGAGATCCAGAATGATCAGGACTTGAGTCCTAACTACAAACTTTAATTTATTTACAACTAGCTACCGATGGCAATTCTGTGCATTTATCAGCCTATTATCCTAAGTCTTGTGAACAGGTAACTACCAAATCACAACTTTAAATGCAGTTCCCAGTGATGAATCATTCTTTGTTTGTGTACGGATTAAAAACATGGAAAATATGCGCTTGATTGTCACGGGAACTGTCGGTGCTGGTAAGACTACTTTCATCCGTTCTATCAGTGAGATTGAAGTAGTAGATACAGATGCTATAGCAACTGATGAAACAGCTTTGCTGAAGCACAAAAC from Nodularia sp. LEGE 06071 includes the following:
- a CDS encoding P pilus assembly/Cpx signaling pathway, periplasmic inhibitor/zinc-resistance associated protein, encoding MKLKPLSVLAGAIALTVTALPFAVQAQMRSSSPLQMAQTAKKGGPWQRLNLTEAQKAQMQTIKSNTRAQIEAILTPEQKATLAAAKQAGQQGQQGQGKKGWANLNLTEQQKTQMRQIKESSQQQMQAVLTPEQRQQMQEMRQNMRSRGQQRNSQ
- a CDS encoding sensor histidine kinase; translation: MSRPIQINNHPFRFLLYLEWVLLAIAVLTAALPSPSPRFSARFPELTICSLIIFGIMGLRLPTSNYLSKLIYTGCEIFLIVTTGFFGGRIARLFPFLYIILVTRSCLIFQLPGRLLVTGISFSLFLLTLRYRLFKSPLSLPPHAQERFRFFPLSLALIFGLSLIFILLLMNTVISERQSREKLAIANAKLRQYALRIENQATLEERNRIAREIHDSLGHSLTALNLQLETALKLWQSNPAKAQIFLARAKELGSKSLNDVRESVSTMRYNPLQGQSLEQAIAILLEDFQRSHNISAICLINLEYALASEIIISIYRIIQESLTNISKYAEASEVKLEITTIKGRFCLIIEDNGKGFDLMQNTTGFGLQSMRDRTLALGGEFQINSQPGSGCQIIVYIPLLSLTR
- a CDS encoding response regulator — protein: MIKVLLVDDQNLIRQGLKALLELEPDLEIVGEAENGEQAIKLSQQLQPDVILMDIRMPIMDGVAATREIQTRCPEIKILVLTTFDDDEYVKAALQNGAMGYLLKDTPSEELAVAIRAVYKGYAHLGPGIVKKLVTQFSTVTATQSPPVPPSMAELTPREKEVLRLIAIGANNREIAQQLYISEGTVKNHVTNILNRLNLRDRTQAAIIANTFLDYLEQNS
- a CDS encoding roadblock/LC7 domain-containing protein, with protein sequence MAINAEKLNMILQNFVTATADVQGAALVTPDGLPLGTSLPGGMDEERVSAMSASMLSLGERIGLELSRGNIDRIFVEGNKGFGILTGCGEEAVLLVLARETAKQGILMLEIKRVLSELKLILM